Below is a window of Phocoena sinus isolate mPhoSin1 chromosome 2, mPhoSin1.pri, whole genome shotgun sequence DNA.
TGTTAAACCTGGGAGGCTCTAGAAATAACCGGTCTTGACCTGAGGGAATTCACAGTTAATGGCTGATGTTCCCAGCCCATCTTCAGCAATCAGATCCTGGTGTTCCTGGCTGTTTCTGTCTTCCATCATTATTCCCAGGAAACAGTGTCTGTAAGCAGTTGTAGGCCCCTGTCAATAAGTATTTCAAGGGTACTGTATCAGTGAGGGTTCTTTCATGTACAAGTGACAGAAAACTCAAGTTGGCctaagcaataaaaacaaaaacagagtggCATTTACTGGCTCATTACTGGAACTGAAGGGTGCGAGGGTATTCTGGTTTCAGGCTTTGATTCAGAGGTCTGATCGCTCTCCTTCAAGGTGGCATTGTTGTTAGGTTCCTTGTGGTGGAAGGATGGCTGCCAGCAGCTCCAGGCCCATCTCTTTCTCACAGAAAAAATAGAGGTCCTTCATCTCCCAGACTCAGCAGAAGTCTCCTTGCATCTCTGAATTGTTTCCAGACGGGACTGTGACCTTTCAGGAGCCGGGGAACTGTGATGCTTCAAAGGGCAGGAAATGAGTCATGTGCTCACCCTGGAGCCAGGGGAGGACTCAGTTGCCCCTGAAGCCCTTATACTAATTAGGAGAGATGGAGGGCGTGGATGCTAGGTGGTGAAAACAAGAGGTACTAAAGGCAGATTAGGATATACCTGAACCTGCTATGGATAAGTTTTCAAGTTCTTTAATTTGCTCAAATCTAAGCCTAAACTAGACCAGAGACACTTAGGATTTTTAGATGTTAATTCTGTCTCTAAAAGTGTACCTGCCTATTCATGTTCTTTCTCACCCTTGCCTTCTCTCTTTTAACTAGAAACTAGAACATAAAAGACCACCCTACACAAAAGATACTTTAAAGTAGtatctttaaatgaaaaaagaaaacattgaatgTACTATTTGTGTGGATTCAGCTTATAGCTAGAAAGCAGGAGGAGCAGGGCCCATCTTATTCAACCATTATTTTTTCAGGCTCTTTGAAGTGGAAATCTAATTTTTTCACTCAGTCGATTTGGCATTAAAGGATCCCAGAATTGGGTTCCATCAGTCATGCACTTTAATCTTGGTGTTGTACGTATGGACTTTAGAGTCAGACGGAAATTCTGGCTCATACAGTTGCGGAGCCATATGCACTTGGTCAAATCAGTCATCTCTTGTGTGCCTTAATTTCTTCATGGGAAAATGGACAGTAAGTACCATTTACTGCTAAATTGTCTCTCCCTTTCACACCTATATCTCTACACCTACACCCATATCCtctatgcatatacatgtataaactctcatttaatccttccaacaaccctgtgaaggGTAGATGATACCTGTCTTACACATGAGGAAATAGGCTCAATGAGAGAAGTAACACGCTTATGTTCAGACAGTTTGTgttggtggagctgggattggaaATTAGCTCTGTCACATTCCCAAGCCTGTGTGCTTAGCTGTTGTACCAAGCTGTCTTGGTGACAATACCTCACAAGAAAATTAGCTGGTACAGTGCATGTAAAGAACCTAGCATGGCACGAGTTCCCAGGCTAGTTGGGTGGAGAAGTCTGCAGATGCATGATGGTCGGGTGTGATGAACATGAGGGTAGGTATTTCTCCGACAGCTCTCCAAGAGTCCTGTCTGCACTTACCCACATTTGTGGACTTAGGCATGCCACTTAACTCCCTTGAGTCtccctttcttcatctgtaaaaaggaggTGATAATATCTAGCTTGCAGTTCTGTTAGCAAAGTTAAATGAGGTAACATGTGTAAATTCCATTCCCCTTTCACCCCTAACCTGCTATCCCCATTTCTTTGGTTTGGAGGAATTCACAGGGTATGAAAGAGTTTGAAGTTATGAAACCTGTATTAAATTCTGTCTTCTTCATCTGCTAGTTGTATGATGATTCCTTGGTACATAATCTCcttgagttttgtttcttttatttgaaaagtgGATCTTCAAATACCTAATCTGTAAGGTAGAAAAAATAAGATACTCTATGTAAAGTGCTCCCTACCTGTTTTCCTTACCTGTCCCACTTCTACCCATTCTTCAAGGTCCATCTAAAGTCAAAAGAATCAAAATCAGAACCCCACCTTCTCCGTGAGGGCTTTCTtaatgactgcagccccagcctaCACCATTCTTCCTAATTCTCgttgtacttttttctttaccaCCTCCTGTATCCATTAAATTTACCAAACACAATTCTAGAGATTGGAAGCACTCCATAAGGAAAATCACAGCactaagaattttgtttttttaaatcagaaaatagaaatgttaaaataagatTGAAGTGTATTAAATAAGTGCTAaatattctacattttttaaCTTCAGGGATTTAAGGCTGCTTGGTAAAAGCTGCCTTGTAGGGGAAATAATATAGCAGGGGAAAAACTAGTCTTTCTTCTTATAAAATTGTGAAAGAGAATTTTCTGGCACCTCTTGAAATAACTGGGGGTATCTGGAGAGGTGACTAACCCCGAATTAAGAATTTCAGATCCAGAGATAGCATTGCACACATTTTgcttatgaatatttttattttgtgttgtaTAATAAACCCTACTCTtggatttatttatatgtaactctgttgcttttttaaaatattttagatggaGCAGATTAAAAGGGCAAATAAACTGTTTACCAATGATTGTATATTTCTGAAGAAAACTTTGAACATCCCAGTTATATCAGAGAAGCCTTTGCTGTTTAATGGACTTAACTCAATAGATTCTCCAGAAAATGAAACTGTTGATAGTTTTTCTCATGAAGAAGACCTGGTAGCGGCTGGGGAAGACCTTTCCCCTCCCAGTCCTCAAGAATCTGATGCTCAGCCCATGCATCCGGAGGAAGTGTCAGCCAGAGATTTCCTGCAAAGGCTGGACTTGCAGATTAAGTTATCAACACAGGCAGCCAAGAAACTAAAGGAAGAGAGCAGGTAAAAATATGCTGGAAAAATGTCAGAGGCTGAACAAATTACTCTTAAGATGTTCTTGCTTGGtcaaattctcttttctttttttgctttaaaagctAGATTTTAATTCTagacaggcttttttttttttttttttgcggtacgcgggcctctcactgcagcggcctctccctttgcggagcacaggctccggacgtgcaggctcagcgcccatggctcacgggcccagccgctccgcggcatgtgggatcttcccggacccgggcacaaacccgtgtcctctgcatcggcaggcggactctcaaccactgtgccaccagggaagccctaaacaggcatttttaatgtataaagtCTAAACAGAGCTACTGCATACTGCATGAAGCTTTATCTGTTGCAATGCTTTTGTTCTTGTTACTTCGTATAAAAAGTTTACTTCTTTGCTTTAATAGCATAACTGTCCAGCTAGTAGTTCTGGAGAGCATCCAAGTAGACGTCTAGTTGACACCATCAGAGGAAGCAGTGCCCTATAGATTACTTGTAAAATACTGTTCTTTATAAAACTTGCCAAAGACATTTATTACTTGTTACCAGGTGTTTCCTATATAAGATCTCATGTGagcattttttctttgttctttaatttggtACTAGGGCAAAACTTTCTCTCTCCTATAGAATtggtttccttcttcctttatcATTCCAAGAATGGCACAAcctattgtgttttcttttttgccctgGTTACCAGGAAGCTTGCAGCCAAAACTGGTCCTCAGTTCAACTACTACAATATTGCTGATGGTTAATATATTTGtatccttctcctttccttagtcgtgatttttaatttctattttattcatagtatATGTATGCCTTTTGTTGTAGGTACCTCAAATCCTTTTGAGAAAGAggtagaatattaaaaatatagacaaatataaatgtgaatataattaatttataatttaatataaacttatataatataaacaaatacaaatatataacaaGTACCATTCTTTATTCCAATAACTGAGACAccagtaaaatggggacaatgaaTATTCCTTAGTGAGTGTTTGCGTTTTGTACAACTTCCAAGGCATGCATGATATTATAAGTTGATATAACTCCTGCCCTTCTTTGGCAACAGGATATTAAGTTGTATAATGAATATGTGtgttagttttctgagtacagtttttaaacactgatttatgctgtgtttctttttttcagagatGAAGAAAGTCTCTTTGCAGCTTCCCTCTATCACAGTTAGATGATCAGGGGGCATAATCTAACCTGGGTTAAGAGATGGTTAGATCATAAAGAAACCAACAACTGATGATTCAAAAGCATCCCTTTTGGATTCTCATAGCATATATCTTTAAATCACAATTAAGTAGTTCCACCTACAGCAATTGCACTGAAGTGACTAGCTCCCTCTGGCTTTCTATGATCTTCAGTCTTTATTATGGCATGACAGCAAAATTGTATCTTAAAGCTCATCACTTTTGCAAGCGGTGGTAGTTTTTCGACTAGCTTTTGTAAATACTAGTTGACATAAAGCCACAAAGACTGTTTACATATTCAaggtaaaaatgtttatttcctgaGAAATCCTAATTATGTGAAAAACATGGTTGCTGTTTAAGTGATGCTGATTTTGCTATGTGTTTATAACTtaagtgctatatatatatatttcgaTATGTATTACATATTCTGTATTactataaagaaacaaattttgtctgctattttgtaaaattaaactCCAAAAGtctgaatgagaaaataaactatgttttcatattttagtcttcagtttttttcaacaaatgggaatattaaattgatttttaaattatagttttaaatggTGACAGCTTCTCCTCTACTTTAAtggtctttattattattactgtagttttgaaaAAGGTTTCAATAATCTAAAAGCAAATACATTGCAATTACTAGTAACCTTTGCATTTAAATAATATCTAACTTGGTGTGTTTCAGATATAGTGAAAATATGGAATATatcaaaagaagaagtaaacaacACCATGACTGGACACACTGGTGAATTTTAGCTTAGATTTCATTGATAAGTCACTTTATAGAATGTTTTACAGCATTTTACAGTCAAATGCTCATTTGAATTGAAGGGTTAGGTTTTTATTCACATAATTTGTCTTAGTTTTTTATATGTACAGGTTACAGCAGTAAAGtttaagaaatgtattatttgcaattaaatttttttgatcTCCATTTCTATTCAAGTATCAggttaaataaatctttaagcTTCCACAAAAATTCCTTGTATTTATCCCTCACCAACATCCCAAAAGGAGTCTGCATTCTGTGAGACAAGAAGGACcttgtttcccttctcttctcccgtttctttttcctcattatCTTCTCCCTGCCTTGCTCCTCCAGGTCTTCCATTAAGCAGGAAACAAGTGCCCTTAGGTGTCGGTGCAGCAGAACTTGTTGAACCAGAACTGCATATATCCACCCCTTGAGACTAACAGGGACATGAATGGGAAAACAGTAGCTGTTTGCCCATGTCTTGAATTTCTTGTTTGTTCATAACGTCCACAATCCcttgtattttgggtttttttcctcattattttttctcatgataacctctgtttttatttctcatgtttctttttcctaaCGTTATTATCATCTTTGCTATAGGGTGATCTCCTTGTCATGCTTTGCTATTTTCTTGTATCCATCGCTACCTGAACTATGGGGAGGTCGTTGGAAAAGcagaaagctaaaagaaaaaaataaaggaagggaaaCAGTTGTGTATGTAAGAAAAGGTCAAGGCCTCTAAAAAAAagtccagggatttttttttaatgttaatagttTTATgctatttaacataaaataatctgaaatttgAGAGTAATCCAAAAGACACAAATCCAAAAACACTATCCAAAAGACATAAGTTCAAATTTGAAATGAAGACCAcaatctcaaaaacatttttctgagtcATTTATTTTTGCCTAAGATCTCTCTTAGCAATTCGTAGCCAAAACATCTTTTCCCTCATCTTAAAGTTACTAAAAACTGATTTCACTGAGACTACAGTTGAAACGTCCTGGACTAGAGTTCTTTAGTCGCTGCCTTGCACATAGAAGTGCTGTGGAGGAGGGAACTAAGATAAGaacctgggttctaatcctggcttTACCACTTCTTGGCCATCAGAGTTTGAGCATGTCCAGTgctctcgtttttttttttttttttttttttttttgcggtacgcgggcctctcactgttgtggcctcttccgttgcggagcaccggctcaggacgcgcaggctcagcggccatggctcacgggcccagccgctccgcggcacgtgggatcctcccggaccggggcacgaacccgcgtcccctgcatcggcaggcagactctcaaccactgcgccaccagggaagcccccagtgctCTTTTTGTGAACCTCATGTATGAAACAGGACTGAAGAGCTCCCTCTGTCCTGCTTATCAGTAGGAGTTAAGGAATGTCAATGTGCTCTGAAAGCTACAATGAACTCCCTTAgtaaatgtcttattttttaaaatactgcataGATATTTAGATAAAGTATAGAaaagtgaatggataaaatgctTGAGTCATAATCAGCTAATTCTCTCTAATGTAGAAGCAGCGTGTTTGGACTACAGGCCATGGTGAAGTCGAGTCAGCCATGTTATCAAAGATGACTCATGCAAACAGTCTGACTCATCGTGCTTTGGCAAGTATAGTTCTGGCAAAGATGTTTTTAGTTCCCTCTCACCATTCACCAACGGGTATTGGCTTCTCTAGAACATACTGagttttgtttctgtgtgtgtcaggctgtggtttttgtttttgcaattcTAGAGAGAGTAGGGAAGAGCAGCAGTGGTCTCCTCCCTGTGAAAACAGCCTCTTGTAGCTTTCCTGTATGTTCCCCAGTCCTCACCAAAAACTGAATATGAGGTAGGGACGTTCAAGACAGGTGTCAGAAGCCATCTGAAGTACTGCCAGCTGATATACATAGtattaagttatttttatgattttcaactgaaatgtatagaaaaatatttatgtacttaATTTATATtgaataatacattttcaaagcATTAACATCTCCGGAGGACCTTGGGTCACTGTGTGTTGTTTCCAGGActgtgttggtggtggtggctgAGGAAGAGGGGTTGCAGGGATCCGACATTCATTAACCTTGTCCTCTAGGGGAACTCATCTACCAGCTTTGGTTCACAGGGGAGGGAATGATTTTTATCTCTATATCTCCCCTACTTCCTGGCCCTCTTGCTCTCTGTTGAGAAACCTTGGCTTGGATCAAATTCCGTTTAGATGACTCAGACCTGGCATCAATTTTTATCTTGCTTTATGTAGCGTTTATGACCTCATTTGTCTTGGAAAGGACATAGGTAGTATCCCTCTTAAGAGAAAAACACAATGTCTGAAAACTCACTAATAGAAAATGTTGAGAGTGGGGGGGAATTGTTAATAAATCCAGCAAATCCTATGCCCATTTTTCAGGTTCCTTTCTGTGCCATTGGGCCTGATAAAGAGCCAGCAGGAGCAGGCAAAAAAGCAGATGGCTATACTTTAAGCTATAGAGGCTATGAGGaaatgtgaatttatttaaaCTCCCAAAAGGGAAGAGGTATGGAAATGACATAACAGAGATATCCTACGAGGTGCTTTGGTACCCAGCATGCCTTGAAAACAGAACCCCCTAATTCTTCAGGGGGTGCTTGTATGTGTGACACAGTGGGATGAGGGTTCAGTTTTAAGTTCAGTCCATTACAGGCTTTTCCAAAGCAACATAGATCTGCTTATAAAATGTAAATCTATAAGGAAATAAGGATTCTATATACAAAATCTCAGCTTACATACAACTTTACTTTTTGGATAGTTTTTATGGCAAGAAAGCTATGTTTTAACCACTTCTAACAGATTAACTACTGTAAATTCAGCACTTTCTAATAATCCTTGGGTCAAAATAACTTTAATCACAGAATTAGAAGTGTTTTAAGCTACACTATGTTTTCTGAAACAGTTAAAAGACTCTTGGGTCATTTGCCACTTTTACAGGGTGCTGTAAATACGCTTAATGGCATCGGCTTCTTCTTTATCAAGGATGCCTTTCTCCACATAAGCATCAGCTTGTTGGTTGATGAAGTCCCTCATCTTTGAAAGGTCATAATCTGGAAAATATCATTAGAGTATCATGAGCAAAGATAAGGAAAGCACAGCCCATTACAGTGATTACCATTAACGGAGAAGCATTTTGTAGAACATCATTACCATGCCCTGTCTTTCACGCTGGAAGGCATTTTAGTTCTTGGCATTTGTGCTGTAGTTTGCAGCTTCAAATCACGTTTCCACGCATTATGTTATCCCACCTGCTCTTCATCACAACTTTTCGAGGTGTTCAGGTGGGGAGAACAGCCCTCATTTGACCAGAGAGGGAACAGGCTCATAAACCAGGCCTTGGCAGACTTTAATATTTATACCAATCACCTGGGGCTTTTGGAAAGTTGCAAATGTGTATTCAGTAGGCCTGAGGTGGTGCCCcagattctgcattttaaacaaggtCCAGgagatgttgatgctgctggctCAGGAAACACACTTGGGGTAACAAGACCCTAAAACTTAAGTGCCTTATGCAAGGTCATGCCGCTAGTAAAAGTTATAATCAGAACCAGGTGTCCTGACTTGAACTTGTTACACTGGTTACGCCCACGTTGCCGTGACAacccacttttttttccccccccagcATTAAGAATTACCTTGATTTTCATGTTGTTTGAATTACATGCATGGAGtgaaaaaggaaaccataacctcTTTGTGGTTCCTCTGTCCGACTTAAACAAAAAAGTTAGGTAAACCATTGAACCGTccacaaaaaacaaagagatcCTCAACCAAGTAAGGAGGGGGCTGGTGGCATCTTTCTGAAGGcttgaaaaaaaccccacatcttCCCTTGATTCTTTAAGTGTTATatgcttattgttttaaaatatggaaaatacagaaacatgaaaataaaatttaaatcacctGAATTCTATTAATCATTGATAACCAGAGTGgatattttgttctgtttccttttagCTTTTGGATGTATCTTTCTCAACACAGTTATGATCACAGCGTACATTCAACCTTATACGTAATTCCTTGCACTCAGTTTACACAGTGAGCATTGATATTCCTCAGAAACACCATTTTTAGTGGCTATATACAATACATCCtatggaggagaaaggagagagggggacACTAAAGCTCAGAGCATTCTATGGCCACCTTTAGCTACCCTGAATAGAAGCTGAACCTGGGTCACTCAGGCATCTTTAAGCCCCTGCATGAAAGGAAAACCAGACTTGAAGGACCTCTGTACAAGCACCAGGTGTTTAACATACCGTGGtgagctgaggttcagagagaggtTGTTTCCTCTCCACCCAGGAGGGCATTTGCTCCTTTCAGTTTGGGCTCGGCCGTGAGGATTGAAGTGAGAACTCCCAGCCCTGGACACTTTACAGACATCATCTTATTTGCTCCTCACAAAACCCCATGAGGAAAGCATTACTGTCCCCGtttcagagatgaagaaacaggacAGAGGAGGTAAGTCACTTGCTCCGGTCATAATAGAGTCAGGTTCTGAATTCAGGTCTGTCTGTAGTCACTGCTTTGACCACTCTACGGCCTTGAGGTAGTGAATATGAAGCATCTAACACGTGCAGAACATTCAATAAGTGTTTGAAGgctcagttttgttttggttgttgacTTTCCCTTTGTCTCAGGCGCGAGTTAGAGAATCAAGCTGAGTGTACATTCTGTGTGCACCTCCCGAGCTGATTCCTGACTGACTCATAGGGCACAaagaggcacttttttttttttttttccgcggtacgcgggcctctcactgttgtggcctctcccgttgcggagcacaggctccggacgcgcaggcccagtggccatggctcatgggcccagccgctccgcagcatgtgggatcttcccggaccggggcacgaacccgtgtcccctgcatcggcaggcggactctcaaccactgtgccaccagggaagcccaagaggcaCCTTTTAATCATCATTGGTTCTTCAGAATCGGTTCTCGGTCAATGTCTTTAGTGGGACAAAAGGCAGACTCCCCCAAACAGCTGTGAAGTGGTCCAGGTGATTTGAATGGACAAACGGGAAAATATTTGGCTttcttttgaaatggaaaaatggTCTCTTGATGGCATGGCTGTCACTGTGTGCCATGGGAAAACTGCCATGGTGCAGAGGAAAGGCCATTGGAgtccatcccagctctgccctagCTGGCTGTTAGAGTACACTAGGAGTAGCTAACTTGCTACTTAAAGGAGGTTTTAAGACTGTAAGGCTCAAAAGAGATAAGGGCTGTAATTCACTTTTCTAAAACTAcaaactttctttttaaggctcCATAAGATTTCATCATCTTCCTCACTGTCACATCACATGGACTTCCCTTTCCTGGATTTGGGAAGGAGGTTCAGGTCACCCAGGCCCCTGTCAAGCAAAGGGCATCTGCAGAGGTTAAGGAAGGTCAGAACTAATAGTAAGACTTCCTGCTCCCACAGCTGCAGAAGCTGTATGGCTCTAGGACTGGGTCCCCACAGGCTTTGAGAGATTGCCCAAGTCAGGCAGAGCACATACGAAGGCAGTGGAAGAAGAGctctctgtttctgccttcaGAAGGGTGAACTGCATGTCACCCTCACTTCCTGGAGGCAGAAAAGAGCCTCATACCCACCACTGTCATTCGGAAGCTTGCTCACAGAGCCTTCAATATGCATGCATTAGGGTTCCATGATTTACTAGGTTGGTCGTTTCTGGAAATGGAAGACTGAATTGCCAGGATGTTGCTGATTATGACCAGGAGTCAGATTCATGTGTTAGTAAGTGAAAGAAATAACATAAATACTCTAAATGGTTGGTCCCTACAATTTACATTGGTTTCAGAATGCATTTTGGTACATACTGTATTACACTGATTCtaagataaactttaaaaaatttttaaagtctttgccaTAATTGACGGCATGTTCTAATTTTCCTTCTGTAGTGGTACATGAAACAATGGTGCATTTTTCAATCAATGACagatttgatgaaatatggtTCATGTGAACTTTAATGGAGCTGATAGCGCAGAAATTCATATCATTTTGAACCAAATAAAGTATGTGTGAAGACCTGATAATTGTTTCCATCTCACTCAACTTGTATGATCACAGGCTAAAGGGGTGCTGAAAATACATACCTCTTGCTCCCACTGTGTTCTATCTCATTGGTTTTCAAACTTGGTTGCACAGTGGAAtcatgaaagtttaaaaaatactgatgcctgggtcctgCCCCTCAAGTTTGATTTAGTGGTCTTGTGGGCATTAGGATATTTGGAAGCTCCACAGGTGATTTGAATGCATTTtcaagtttgaaaagcactgctaatctcattttaaaagcatcacTTCGCAACTGCTCTGGCCAGACACCTGGGAATCATACTAGAATCCTCTCTCCGCATAGCTCTTGAGCCTCTCCcttcttctttatttcctctgcttTGCCTTGGTTTAAGCCGCATTACATCTGCTCCAGATCCTTACTTCCTATTTCTCACCTggcttctggggttttattttttttattcttatttttatttttttgctgtacgcgggcctctcgctgctgtggcctctccctttgcggagcacaggctctggacgcgcaggctcagcggccgtggcttacaggcccagccgctccgcggcatgtgggatcttcccggaccggggcacgaacccgtgtcccctgcatcggcaggcggactctcaaccactgcggcaccagagaagccctggggcTTTATTTTTTCAATCTGTAACCATACTGCTGCCAGAGAGATTTCTCAGTCCTTAACCTAATTAAGCCCTAATTTTAAGCCCTTGGGCTAAAATTAACCTCCTTTGCAGGGTGCACAAGCCTCCTCCTGACTTGGCCgctgcccacctccccagccctgtcTGCAGACCTCAGTGCTCCTGAAAAACGGGCTCCAGTTCCTGTAATGCATCACTCTGTTTTGTCCCTTCATGTCTTTGCACCAGTGTTCCCTCTGCCTCTATCTCTCCTCACTCGTAAATTCTTCCTTGCCTTTCCAGCAAAGGCTTTCCTGCAGCTCTTTCTCCCGATGTAAGGAGACGTGCCCCCTCCTCTCACCTCCTTTGCACCACCATGTTATCTGTGTTAGCCCTGAGCAGTGCCCACCGGAGGTTTATTGATGGTGTGAGCAACCTGGCAGGGGGTGAGGGGCTGCATCTTATGGTCCTTCACATCTCTCACACTCAGAAACGAGTCtggttctgtgttttgttttaactaaCTGAGCGACTACCTTCGTGACTGCAGGGTGCACCTAATACGTGCTCAGGAAACGTCTTTGTTTAAGATACTCCAAGAGAAGGGGGGCGGGTGGGTACACAAAACAAGattggcaaaatgttgataattattGAAGGTGGGTGATGGATGCATGGTAATTCATTATACTGTTCTCTCTGCTCCTGTTTgacattttttataataaaatggaaaagaaaagaaaatgcctttGCTTGAAAGgctgatttgaaaaataagagaaatggagGTCTATTCCCTTCCACATCTGAGAAGCACTTAGAGTCTTTTGGGCCCCGAGAGGGGACTTTAGCCTACTTGGATtgtgggaatctttttttttgtagtacgcaggcctctcactgttgtggcctctcccgttgcggagcacaggctccagacgcgcaggctcagcggccatggctcacgggcccagccgctccgcggcatgtgggatcttcccagaccggggcacgaacccgtgtcccctgcatcggcaggcggactctcaaccactgtgccaccaggga
It encodes the following:
- the LYSMD2 gene encoding lysM and putative peptidoglycan-binding domain-containing protein 2; this encodes MADSSPERSLRAAGPRTPRSSPPSAPPPSRSLSEAEEAELSLSLARTKTRSYGSTASVRAPLGAGVIERHVEHRVRPGDTLQGIALKYGVSMEQIKRANKLFTNDCIFLKKTLNIPVISEKPLLFNGLNSIDSPENETVDSFSHEEDLVAAGEDLSPPSPQESDAQPMHPEEVSARDFLQRLDLQIKLSTQAAKKLKEESRDEESLFAASLYHS